Proteins encoded by one window of Acidobacteriota bacterium:
- a CDS encoding DUF1772 domain-containing protein, with protein MLRLWRLLSLLFTALALTMTSAHVLELPQKMQYDAEFYAAVNTSLYKYFAIIGGSYAIGAILSLGILTLILRNHRRSFRWTLAAFMFFVLWFVSWLAIVQPVNNQIAQALQSSADSVPALYMTLRERWEYGHAIGFGLQLLGLMALIISVLKDTPDHVRSDYY; from the coding sequence GTGCTCAGATTGTGGCGGTTGTTATCCTTACTTTTTACGGCGCTCGCTTTAACCATGACCTCTGCGCACGTTTTGGAGTTGCCGCAAAAAATGCAGTATGACGCCGAGTTTTATGCTGCGGTCAATACCAGTCTGTATAAATACTTCGCCATCATCGGAGGAAGTTACGCGATTGGCGCGATACTGTCTTTGGGAATTCTAACGCTCATCTTACGCAACCATCGCCGCAGCTTTCGCTGGACACTGGCGGCATTCATGTTTTTTGTTTTGTGGTTTGTCAGTTGGTTAGCCATCGTTCAACCGGTCAACAATCAAATCGCTCAGGCGTTGCAATCTTCAGCCGATTCTGTGCCTGCGCTTTATATGACACTGCGCGAACGTTGGGAATATGGACATGCAATCGGTTTCGGACTGCAACTTCTGGGGTTGATGGCGCTCATCATTTCCGTCCTCAAAGATACCCCCGACCATGTGCGCTCTGATTATTATTGA
- a CDS encoding PAS domain S-box protein yields the protein MKKGNPGQTFQHQPPHPNDELRLQNVVPQIDWRMMRDTDHFVQFYESDRFLLNSLSGFISAGINADESCIIITNKNRLDALEETLKATGYDLKSLMASGRYFPVDVVEALSGFMVNGAPDPLRFTEIFGSLITKASTGNRHARVFGDMVATLCNEGNHPAALALEALWNNLRNAQTFTLFCAYPLSGFGHDLLGESLMRICGEHSLIIPAESYSTLPDHQERLLSIIQLQQKALSLTAETAQRQAIEKRLHATENRFRKFFEMSQEGKVFVEAQTGKILDANPFFSNLMGLSREELIGKTLWAIGIIDNPDAYNHLLFEVSKNRTAHYEYSLISPGDKSRLELEIFSSFFETDNPRVLQFTIHDITRQQQVENLSSHLAAIVESSDDAIISKTLDGIILSWNQSAVRIFGYTAEEVIGKPISMLIPPDRIDEEPAILERIKREERIDHYETVRIRKDGRLINISLTVSPVKDRRGKIIAASKIARDITARKQAEETIGLLMRISEKLNSTLEINSLLEVLVVEAAKLVRAESGVAGLYTPAGLTCQKYFHQGQWVALEYCWPAMHGLPGWLIVHKKPYLTNDALNDLQIIRELCVRFDVRQAISAPIMNAHKEILGFFEIHNKRDGSEFTESDLQQLMAVAQSAAVAIQNALAYGEIQRAEEQRRTALAREQEARIRAEEASQLKDVFLATVSHELRTPLNAIIGWTHMLRNDRLNEAGKTRALETIERNAWAQARLVEDILDVSRIITGKLRLNIGAVDLATVINEAIDAVQLAADSKGIQLEVRISPQARHLSGDASRLQQVIWNLLSNAIKFTPAGGRVEVCLDRIGSEIQITVSDSGQGIQPDFLPFIFDRFRQSDGTSTRAHGGLGLGLAIVRHLIEIHGGTVRADSAGEGQGATFTIKLPASSQERPSSSKRNSGSYMVYQELPSAPNAYPSIAPLKILLVDDDADTLHLLKIVLADHGANVQTASSASEALEILKHFHPHVVVSDLAMPGEDGYSLINKLRTSEDENQRKVPAVALTAYVRLEDRLRALSAGFNMFVPKPVEVGELITAITNLTEPLEITVS from the coding sequence ATGAAAAAAGGAAATCCAGGGCAAACCTTCCAGCATCAACCTCCCCATCCCAATGACGAGTTGCGCTTACAAAATGTTGTTCCGCAAATCGACTGGCGGATGATGCGCGACACCGATCATTTCGTACAGTTTTACGAATCCGACCGGTTCTTGTTGAATTCGCTGAGCGGTTTCATCAGCGCCGGAATCAATGCCGATGAAAGCTGTATCATCATCACCAATAAAAACCGGCTTGATGCCTTGGAAGAAACCCTGAAAGCCACCGGATATGATTTAAAAAGTCTGATGGCAAGTGGTCGCTATTTCCCTGTCGATGTGGTTGAGGCGCTTTCAGGATTTATGGTGAATGGCGCGCCCGACCCCCTTCGCTTTACTGAAATTTTCGGAAGCTTGATAACAAAAGCCTCAACCGGTAACCGCCACGCGCGGGTCTTTGGCGATATGGTCGCGACCTTGTGTAATGAAGGCAATCATCCGGCGGCGTTGGCTCTGGAGGCGCTCTGGAACAATTTGCGAAATGCCCAGACGTTTACGCTGTTTTGCGCCTATCCGCTTAGCGGCTTTGGTCATGACCTGCTAGGCGAATCGCTTATGCGAATTTGTGGCGAACATTCCCTGATCATTCCGGCGGAAAGTTACAGCACCCTGCCCGATCATCAGGAGCGATTGCTTTCAATTATTCAACTACAGCAAAAAGCCCTCTCGCTCACTGCCGAAACCGCCCAGCGTCAAGCCATCGAAAAACGGCTCCATGCCACAGAGAACCGTTTTCGCAAATTTTTTGAAATGTCACAGGAGGGCAAGGTCTTTGTCGAGGCGCAAACCGGAAAAATCCTCGATGCCAACCCGTTTTTCAGCAACCTGATGGGGCTTTCGCGAGAGGAGTTAATCGGCAAAACCTTGTGGGCAATCGGCATCATCGATAATCCCGATGCCTATAACCATCTGCTCTTTGAAGTGTCGAAAAACCGTACCGCTCATTATGAGTATTCGCTCATTTCACCCGGAGATAAAAGCCGTTTGGAGTTGGAGATTTTCAGCAGTTTTTTTGAAACGGACAATCCGCGCGTCCTGCAATTCACCATCCACGACATCACCAGACAACAACAGGTCGAAAACCTCAGTTCCCATCTGGCTGCCATTGTCGAATCGTCGGATGATGCGATTATCAGTAAAACCCTTGACGGCATCATCCTTTCCTGGAATCAAAGCGCCGTCAGAATATTCGGCTATACCGCCGAAGAAGTCATCGGCAAACCCATCAGTATGTTGATTCCCCCGGATCGAATCGATGAAGAGCCAGCTATCCTTGAACGCATCAAACGCGAAGAACGCATTGACCATTATGAAACCGTGCGAATCCGCAAAGATGGACGACTCATCAATATCTCGCTTACGGTTTCCCCCGTAAAAGACCGCCGTGGCAAAATCATCGCCGCTTCAAAAATCGCCCGTGATATAACGGCGCGCAAACAGGCTGAAGAGACCATCGGCTTATTGATGCGCATCAGCGAAAAATTGAATTCGACACTGGAGATTAATTCCCTGCTTGAGGTGCTGGTGGTTGAAGCCGCCAAACTGGTGCGCGCCGAAAGCGGCGTGGCAGGACTCTATACACCCGCCGGGCTGACCTGTCAGAAATATTTTCATCAAGGTCAATGGGTGGCGCTTGAATATTGCTGGCCCGCGATGCATGGGTTGCCGGGTTGGCTCATCGTTCATAAAAAGCCTTATCTGACCAATGATGCATTGAATGACCTGCAAATTATTCGCGAGTTGTGCGTGCGCTTTGATGTGCGCCAGGCAATCTCTGCGCCGATTATGAATGCGCACAAAGAGATTCTGGGATTTTTTGAAATTCATAATAAACGCGATGGTTCGGAATTTACCGAAAGCGACCTGCAACAGTTGATGGCGGTGGCGCAATCGGCAGCCGTTGCCATTCAAAATGCCCTTGCTTACGGAGAAATTCAACGCGCCGAAGAACAACGCCGCACGGCTTTAGCGCGTGAACAGGAAGCGCGCATCCGCGCCGAAGAGGCAAGCCAGTTGAAGGATGTGTTTCTGGCTACGGTTTCTCATGAACTGCGAACGCCGCTCAATGCCATCATCGGCTGGACGCATATGCTGCGCAACGACCGGTTGAATGAAGCGGGGAAAACCAGGGCGCTGGAGACCATCGAACGCAATGCCTGGGCGCAGGCGCGACTGGTTGAAGACATACTGGATGTTTCGCGCATCATCACCGGTAAACTGCGTTTGAATATCGGGGCGGTTGATTTGGCAACGGTGATCAATGAAGCGATTGATGCAGTGCAACTGGCTGCCGATTCCAAAGGCATTCAACTCGAAGTCCGCATCAGCCCACAGGCGCGACATCTTTCAGGAGATGCCAGTCGTTTGCAACAGGTCATTTGGAATCTGCTTTCCAACGCTATTAAATTTACCCCTGCGGGCGGGCGCGTCGAAGTCTGTTTAGACCGCATCGGCTCTGAAATTCAAATTACCGTGAGCGATAGCGGTCAAGGTATCCAGCCGGATTTTCTGCCCTTTATCTTTGACCGCTTTCGCCAATCCGATGGCACCAGTACGCGCGCCCATGGCGGACTGGGACTGGGCTTGGCAATTGTCCGCCATCTCATCGAAATTCACGGCGGCACGGTTCGGGCAGATAGCGCCGGAGAAGGACAAGGGGCGACATTTACCATCAAACTCCCGGCAAGCAGTCAGGAACGTCCAAGCAGTTCAAAGCGCAATTCCGGCAGTTATATGGTCTATCAAGAACTCCCATCTGCCCCCAATGCTTATCCGTCAATCGCGCCGTTGAAAATCCTCTTGGTTGATGATGATGCCGATACCTTGCACCTGTTGAAAATTGTTTTAGCCGACCATGGCGCCAATGTACAAACCGCCAGTTCTGCCAGTGAAGCGCTGGAAATCCTCAAACATTTTCATCCCCATGTGGTGGTTTCCGATCTGGCAATGCCCGGCGAAGACGGTTATTCCCTGATTAATAAATTGCGAACCTCAGAAGATGAAAATCAACGCAAGGTTCCGGCGGTGGCTTTAACCGCCTATGTCCGTTTAGAAGATCGCCTGCGCGCGCTTTCTGCCGGTTTTAATATGTTTGTTCCCAAACCGGTTGAAGTCGGCGAATTAATCACGGCGATTACCAACCTCACCGAACCGCTCGAAATAACAGTCAGTTGA